The sequence below is a genomic window from Wyeomyia smithii strain HCP4-BCI-WySm-NY-G18 chromosome 1, ASM2978416v1, whole genome shotgun sequence.
ctggaaatttttagaggataagttttgaaaaagtggattttcccataaaaatcgtatggaaattttaaaaatcgggcgcaaatcaggggttccacgaTTGATCTGagaagttacacagttgttacaggacccataaggaacacgaaaagtgcatgggagctaatatttattttttgtcccaccctaatatacatacgctggatgatggtggcttttcaatccacctggcggtacgagtctctttcagtttcgggttgttttttgcccaacgatatctgaatcggattaccgctggtggggtccaactcaaatcgaaggggagccgaactgaaagaggtaggactgcagctaaccactaccaccgccgctgttgcccgcttctgatccacttcgcctactgccatcggtgttgatgttcgctgttgttgcctgctgctagtaaactgttttgcttgaggagaaacagtctcttatataggtggtggtggtggcggcgGTGGTGGCGGCGGTGGTGGCGGCGGAAGCGGTGGTGGCGATagcggtggtggtggcggtgccgCACGCGCTagaaacatgcacacacgcgctacaggcatgcatacacgccataaacatacacacacgctttaaagcaagccacacacgctagccacacaccttatatattagggacacacactagccacacaccttatatattagggacacacgcttcaaatattcacacacgttatgtgcatacaccctgtatatacatacgctggatgatggtggcttctcaaaccacctggcggtgcgagtctctttcagtttcgggttgtatttgcccaacgatatctgaatcggattaccgctggtggggtccaattcagatcgaaggggagccgaactgaaataggtaggactgcagctaaccactatcaccgccgctgttgcccgctgctgatccacgctgccttcgcctactgccatcggtgttgatgtccgatgcTGCTGCCTGTTGCTAGTAAACTGTTTTGCTCAAGGAGAAACAgtttcttatatagcccaaagagtgcattcccggctaactaggtactccattctgtcgtcctatttagtgaaaggcagcaagcgaccaatcaaaaatcgacatttacgtttcgacattgttcaacaattttcaatattacaatagtttgaataatccgattacaattttctgcatttggacgggtgcttaaatgattttccaatcgattgatgaaaaaatgacagaaatcggttggaaactgggtttaaaacgtttgaaattggacaatttttgtgacgctctcgatgttttcggttttggaattggatccctgtattgaaattgggtccctgtaattgttgtcgtaagacgtattctacgtcaaaagctcAGGAAAACGTACGCGATCCGAATacctaaaaaaattataataccgATCTCACTAtcgggtattttgaaaaatgctttCTAGTACTTAAATTACTAGCTCATTACAATTAGCAGATCTTTTTAGCGTGTCAAATATTTAATCTAGATCATCTAGAGTTTGTTCTTCAGAATACTAATGTAGCTTGTAATAACTGGAAccccattctagggtaaaaagatTGACTTGCATTTGTGGGGTAAAAAGCGGAATTCGAGACTAGAcgattgaatgatgtttgaaTGGAGTATACattccaaaagtaactttcgtaGTAAAGTTTGTTTATCATTCGAAGCTATTTCTGTACACCATCAGCGACTCACAGTTTgcataaatgtttttttcgcgcttctctacaaattagcggaatggtgctcACCACTGGTGGCCAGTTATAattggtgacttctcaacacttttAGAGTTGCGTGAATGGAATTGTTAACTTTTGTTCGCTTTCACAATTAAGACTTATTACTTATTATTCGTggacagagccggatttatgatTAGGGGCAAGGTCCCCACATTTTGAGAGTCTCCACAAATTAAGTAAATATTTTGTTGCATTGCGTATTTTTTTGAAGCACGGTTATAGAGGGAAAAAAGGCGTCATATTTAGCGTTTTTGTGTTGTGGGTACGATATATCAGAGGAATTGAGCGTTGTTTATATATTAGCTGAGTTTTTCAGCGAGAGACCTTGTAaaatgatattttgaaaatttctgacTAAGAGAGCAAGTAAGAATTGTAACGATTTTAGTTGGGAAAAAGGgttgttatttttgatatagCTCCTAATGTTTCAATACCAGTAAGTCTATATAATTAGAGTATACCAAACCAAGAAGGGTGTTTCAAAATTATATTCAGAACTTTATTCAAAATCCGCGttttttccttgttgaacaACAGCTTGGTAAATTGATAGATTATTTACTACAAATTAAAGTACCTTCcaggaaaaataagaaaatctcTGTTGATAATATTTTAGTACAGACTAACAAAGGTAGCGCGCAAGCCTAGCTCCATCATCACAATACATAATAATTACAAATTTCCACTCAAATAAAAGTCCTCGCGTGAAGGCATCGTTTGGGGGAATATAAtgcaatacaggtcggactcgattatatagagactcgattatatattgactcgattatatatgattcgattatatataatttcagattcgattatatatatgtagtagcaaaaaaaaatttttttttcaatttcaaatgcgaCTCATCTAGAACGAACATGTCGTAAGAGAACATCCAGAAAATTAGTTACGCTTGATAGAAggggaaaaaatagaaaaaaaaaattaaaaaaaattaaaaattttgaaattttatataagaatttaaaaattcaaagaaattgaaattccttaaccctctagtacccaacttaattttcagacggactttgaaaaaatcacattgaaactttataaacattttttaagtattgattgaagctttttagaaatTCAACTGAAGACTGTCTAGAggtggcactgggcactagagggttaataaaataaccttaataaaaataatttcaaaaatagaaaaaagaaattaaaaaaatttaggaataaataaatattttgaaaattttcaaaaatttgagaaattaaaaacaaacgagTTGACAAATCAATATATACTGATCCAACTTTTTGTTTCCATTTGACAGCACATATAGTGGatttcgattatatatagtggaaaaaaatcggagactatatataatcgagtccgacatgTAATATGTTTTCGGTGATTTCCCAATATGACACATACGCTGCTATTAAAATAAAAGGAACGGTACGAAAACTATACCTGATGGTTCTAATGTTATGTCATAGTACTAATGTTACTTGCGTAAACTGTTATGCGTATACTGTTAAATGTCATCCGAACGATCATTTAATTCAAAATTCGTTTTTAGTGTTCattctgttagtctgtggtgacTGAATTGAACCCATAATTTTTATCCAACTAAATGGACACCTTTTTACCATATAATATCTAATCAGTAGCATTTTATATTTCAGTGTCGCTGTTACCCCCGCTGTTACCGCTTCGCTGGTTAAAAAAGGATTCAATGTTAATGTCGAAGCAGGAGCCGGATTGGAAGCAAAATTTCGCGACAGTGAATATGTTTCAGCTGGAGCCAAAATTGTCGAAAAAGAAAAAGCATTCCAATCTGGTAGTAATCTAAGCTGAGCATATATTTGCAGTTTGAATGATTTTAGTGTTTTTGGACATTCACAGATATCATTCTTAAGGTTAGACAACCGATGGATACTGAAATTACAGCAATGAAGGCCAATTCCACATTGATTTCCTTTttatatccatctcaaaacaagGATTTAATCGACAAATTAGCTCAGCAGAAACTCACTGCCtttggtttgtttttcttttgtctGCCATGATTTTGATGATGTGATGAACTGTCATTTTATATTCTAGCGATGGATGCAATCCCACGTATCTCCCGTGCACAAGTTTTTGATGCGCTATCTTCGATGGCCAACATATCTGGATACCGAGCTGTGATCGAAGCGGCTAATCACTTTCCGCGCTTTTTTACTGGTCAAATTACAGCAGCTGGTAAAGTACCTCCCGCAAAAATTCTAGTAATTGGCGGTGGAGTTGCTGGTTTGGCTGCTATAGGACAGGCTCGTGGTATGGGTGCTATCGTCAGGGCTTTTGACACTCGTCCTGCTGTGAAGGAGCAGGTCGAAAGTATGGGTGCCGAATTTTTGACAATTAATATTCATGAAGATGGATCAACCGCAGGAGGATACAGCAAAGAAATGAGTAAAGAGTTCATTGAAGCAGAAATGGCATTGTTTGCTAAACAATGTAAGGAAGTAGATGTAGTTATTACTACGGCTTTGATTCCGGGAAAGAAGGCACCAGTGTGAGTTTGATTTTGAACTTTTCAATAGTGAGTTGTTCAAAATTATTTCTTCTACAGATTAATTACTGAAGAAATGGTTAAATCTATGAAACCGGGAAGTGTGATTGTAGATTTAGCAGCTGAAGCAGGTGGAAATGTAGCAACAATTGTTCCTGGGGAAGTGAAAGTTATTCATGACGTCGTTCATATTGGTTTAACAGATTTTCCAAGTCGGCTTCCTACACAAAGCTCTACTCTGTATGCGAACAACATTTCAAAGTTTTTGCTCTCCATGAGTGAAAAGGACAGTTTTGTTATCAAACTGGAGGATGAGGTAGTCCGAGGAAGTATGGTCTTGCAGAATGGTAATCTGATGTGGCCACCGCCAGTGATTGCTGTATCGGCAAAACCTCCACCTGCTGTAGCTGCACCAGTTGTGAAGACTGAGCCGCCACCTTCAAATGTATTCAACGATACCTTGAAAACCAGTTTGATGTATACATCCGGTTTAGGCAGTTTGCTTGGCCTTGGTGCCATTGCACCTAATCCGGCGTTCACAACAATGATGACGACTTTTGCTATGTCTGGTATCGTAGGTTATCACACTGTTTGGGGAGTTACACCTGCGCTGCACTCACCTCTTATGTCCGTTACAAATGCGATTTCTGGAATAACAGCTGTTGGCGGTCTTCTACTCATGGGTGGTGGTGTTACTCCTACAAACACAATTGAGACTTTGGCCGCTAGTGCTGCTCTTATTTCATTTATCAACATATTTGGAGGTTTTCTAGTAACTCAGCGCatgttagatatgttcaaaagACCAACTGATCCACCAGAGCACAACTATTTGTTTGGAATCCCTGCTGCCGTATTTTTAGGAGGATATGGGCTTGCTATGCTTCAAGAAATGCCAGAAATTCATCAGATGACTTATCTCGCTTCTAGTTTATGTTGCATAGGTGCTTTAGTAGGACTTTCATCTCAGAAGACTTCTCGTCTAGGAAATGCTCTTGGAATGGTAAGATAAATGTGCGAAGCAGATGAATCAATATTTCAATGAGATGAATTTTAGATTGGTGTTACGGGTGGAATCGCCGCTACTTTGGGCCATATGGCACCTAGTACAGACGTTCTTATGCAAATGGGGGGCGTTACTGGAATTGGTGCATTGATTGGATCTATTATAGCCAAGAGAATTCAAATCACCGACCTCCCTCAATTAGTGGCAGCCTTTCATAGTTTAGTCGGTGCTGCAGCAGTGTTAACTTGCGTTGCTACATACATGCATGATTTCCCTACTTTGGCAACGGATCCGGCTGCCAATGTTCTAAAGACAGCGTTGTTTTTGGGAACCTACATAGGAGGTGTAACATTTAGTGGTTCTTTAGTTGCATACGGAAAGCTACAAGGGTTTTTGAATTCCGCTCCATTGCTGTTACCCGGTCGTCATTATCTCAACGCAGGATTACTGGCAGGAAATATTGGTGCAATGGGTCTATTTTTCATGGAACCAACACTGACAGGAGGATTGGGTCTGTTAGGTACCACAGCTGCATTATCAACAGCTATGGGAGTCACACTAACGGCAGCTATTGGAGGAGCTGACATGCCTGTTGTAATTACCGTGCTTAATTCATACTCTGGCTGGGCCTTGTGCGCCGAAGGGTTTATGTTAAACAACAATCTGATGACTATCGTTGGAGCATTGATTGGCTCCTCTGGCGCTATTTTGTCTTATATAATGTGCAAAGCTATGAATCGGTCATTGCCTAACGTAATTTTGGGCGGATACGGCACATCATCTACAGGTGGAGGAAAACCTGCGGAGATTGTCGGAACGCACACAGAAGTTAATGTGGATGGCGTAGTCGACATGatcagaaattcgaaaaatatcATTATTACTCCGGGATACGGCTTATGTGTGGCGAAGGCACAGTATCCGATTGCAGAAATGGTTAGCATTTTAAAATCGCAAGGAAAGAAGGTTCGTTTCGGAATCCATCCTGTTGCGGGTAGAATGCCTGGACAATTAAATGTCTTACTGGCGGAGGCTGGTGTTCCATACGATGATGTATTAGAAATGGAAGAAATTAATGAGGACTTCTCTGATACCGACCTGGCTCTTGTAATTGGAGCTAATGACACCGTGAACAGTGCTGCTGAAGATGATCCTAATTCCATTATTGCTGGTATGCCCGTACTTCGTGTGTGGAAAGCCGATCAGGtaacattgaaaaatatgccaACTTAGGCATGTTAAATATGGTGTATTTTTTAGGTTGTTGTCATGAAACGATCGCTTGGTGTTGGTTATGCAGCCGTTGACAACCCAATTTTCTATAAACCGAATACCTCAATGTTGTTGGGTGATGCCAAGAAGACTTGCGATGCTTTATTATCCAAGATTAAAGAAGCCGCACAGTAGTTTCTAGAGTCGATGAAATTTGgtttgttatctcgaaaaatatCTTCTAATTTGGTTTAATTTGTTGTATTGTATGAGAAGAAAAGCCATTGAGTATTTGAGCTGCGGAAACAAATGTGtgtaaatataaaatatgaacGATTCAACTAAACAACTTTTCATTCTCTGTTATCATTCAAAATCACCGATTGAAACTGTCATCGTCATTGAAAGAAGTCTTGCAGGAAAGTGTTAAAATAATAAATCTCACCAAAGCTCGACCTAAAAATTCAAGATTATTCAAAGCGTTGTGTAAAGAAATGGGAAGATAGCATTATACGCTACTGCTTCATAATGAAGTATCCTGGTTGTCTCGTGATTGAATTTAGATCGGAAGTAAGAACGCTTCTGAGCGCCAATAATTTTGCGTTGGGGTGTAATTTTATTGATGATCATTGGCAAGGCAAGATAAGATGATAACAATCTTCAATACAAACAGCCAaattacgaccttcaaaagaaaaactaaattttgggcaaaattatttaaaaacgaAACCTATACAGCTTCCCAAACTTAAAAAACAGTTATGTAGAAATTGCGTCTGAGATATCATCCGAATGTTTCCAAGAAATCAACGGGGCAGATATCATAACAACTAAAATACTTTTCGTTGAATAATTCCGAAACGCGCAGGATTTTTAGAAGAATTTTGAACAATACTTTCCCGATGATTTCCACAGGAAAACCGAAGGGATAACATGAGTGTTACAGTCTCCCtcgatatttttttgttaaggaattaaaattatgttgtccattgatttgaacttttgtaatatattccAGTCACTTGCTATACGTGTCCTCTTGCAAAagacaatgaccactattgttgagcaGGTACCTGCACCAACACGCTTCCAtcaggtaaaatatggtttatgaagcatTCACCTTcgcaggattcaaagaccaaatctctttgagctgtaaacagccactacCAAGAAACCTTAATCTgcatttaaataatgcaccacaactgcacagcagatgttccgatgtcttgctttccatattacaaaagcgacagatatcctgaacccggccaatttTCTATAAATGAtatttactcggacagtgccccgtcaCTAGGCTGACCTATGTACAAAGAGCtgttttgttgagctctaggagctttttcgaatgattctcgtttggtgttttaaatattttaggttgggaacactttttgacatccaagcaattggttatcaccttgggcaccgatttgctgcagagttttgttcgaagttgcatatctctTCTGTGACTGTCCCTTCTGTTTTTTCCCTCCCCTGTCCACTCTCCAGTCCCTCCTCGCCCccggctttacccggacggatctcagggcagctttactgtcaGCCAAAGGCTGGACCGAAATCAAagccgttaaacatcctgcagatgctgagaagaccgtgaccacttctaccataacttCAATCCCCTTttatctgttgtcctctgatgaaatcgattatgccaatcctggggagtctagaaagaggaaaaatatttcctctcctaaacttccccgaaaaggtcctaagatttcccaaagcggagtgaaagttacaaacaaacctaacagtgctgcggaaaaaccgaagcaaactcctcctagGCTTGCAAATTTTAattcccagaaggagttcccagaaCTGctaggaacatctaaaaccccagttgtttctttgcacatccagttgatgaaactaactctggattagtgaaattttctgatattgtgggctggatttttgaaactttcaatgtacccgatccaattaaagtttttcttacagcattcctcccaacagatAGATCATTTACCAGatagtattttaccaaaaattgattcgtttaaagttttgataagtAAAAACAAACGCGATGCATTTTctttttgtgaaacttggcctACTTCGAATATTGACCTCAACTTCCATGATATgcatattattcgccttgatcgagacaccccatatggaggagtacttttagggattaaaaagtgctattctttctatcgtattaacctcccctcgattccaggcatcgaagttatcgcatgtcaaatgacaatacactcTTTAAGCTTTGCATTGCCTctatatatattccccccagagcacaggttgggcaacagctgctctttgatttgatagaacttcttccctcgccacgtttgattttgggagattttaactctcatggcgtggcttggtgTTTCCCTTATAATGATAACCGCTCTTttatctataacctttgcgatgatttcaacatgacaattttaaacaacggtgaaaggACACGTGTTTTGAAACCTCCAGCACGCCCAATTGCTTTGGATCTGTTCGATcgttacggttggattgcacatggaaggtaatcttTTATCCTCACGGTAGCGGTCAATTCGCACGCGGCCAATTGATATTCCGTTTGACTTCACACGGAATATCAATTGGAAGTTATACCAGGAAAaggtttcagaagctgtcgagccAATTCAACAtcttccaccacttgaagactacaacctcctcgcgggcttgattctcgacgccgcgttacaAGCCTTAACGAAAAAATACCCCGGCGTAGCAATCAAAGAAAGGCCTcctactccgtggtgggacaaagagtgctccgatgtctacatgcaaagatccgacgcgtttctgaccttccgggatacagacaagGCCGACGACTTTGAACGTTATTCgtagcttgataccaagtttaaaagcttggctaaagcaaagcaaCGCAGTtactggcgtcggttcgtaaacgagacgtcaagggagacatcgatgagcactcatTGGAACActgcccgaagaatgcgaaatcgtaaaccggccaacgaaagcgaggagtcttcaagtaggtggaaatttgattttgccaggaaagtatgtccgaactttgttcctgagcaaaacattgttcgcgatgcgtcttcGGCCcatgacgcgatagaatcaccttttacgatggcagaattttcagttgctctCCTTTCCTttcgcgcctgggttagatagaatcatattcaacttgttgaagaatctacccggcactgccaagaagcgcttgttgaacttgttcaataagttcctggagcaaaacattgtaccgcaggattggaggcaagtgaaggtgatcgccatccaaaaaccgggaaaaccagcttctgaccacaactcttataggccgactgcaatgctatcctgtatccggaagtcgatggaaaaaatgatactacgtcgtttagaccattgggtcgaatcaaatggtcgcCGTACCAAatgaacgaatgattgtcttgcgttgctttcaacagacaTTCAGCcggcagtgcgtcttgaactgtcctacagatcagacgttttttcggttgcttgtggactggtctttgactgcctatagcttcaaagtttgtgttttgtcagtgggtcttttaaagactacctgaaagttatttcccatcagtctttctcaagactacctacttttgaatttaacatttgttttaacttttttcatatcacctgaaatggctggacggaaaaagaaacctcgcatcgctgcggggaggaaaagagaggcatctctttctgacacatcgagtgtctgtagtgacaatccttttgatattttgcctgagcaagaagctggtgaaatggaagttaccaataatgaaactatacaaaatataaaatctttaaaaaaggagaaagttccacctattgtggtaactatttcttctgaatttaatatattcaaaaaggaactttcaacgtttgtttctgacgttaaagttacctatcaaattggccgtagaggtgaatgccgcttattagccgactcagtaaagggtcgtgatcgtcttgttcagtatttaactgacaagatgtacaaattttttacatatgacaccaagaacgccaagccgttcaaggttgtcttgaaaggtctcaccaacgatcaaaccgttgatgagatcaaacttactttaacagaattacttggcatagcccctacccaagtaattctaatgaaacaaaaatcacgaggcgaaaacagtcagagaactggaatttcccttgttaattatttaattcattttaaccgcaatgaggttaacaacttaaaattttttgaaaaagcacatgctttgtataatgtgcgtgtaaagtgggaaacttataggaagtatggcggaggtgaaaagcatatcacccaatgccgtacttgccaacgttatggccatggttccaaattctgtaacatggaccaaaaatgtcttaattgtggagactcttctcacaaaaaggacacatgtcctgtgaaagagagtaaaaattttcgctgtgcgaattgtaacggcaaccatatgtcaaatttttatcaatgcccagtccgtttagcaattgttaaggcaaggcaaggtaaacaaaattcaatttctcaattaaaaccaacttcaaaacaaaattctccaagcgtaccagtgacgcatagtttacctactcctttgcatacccgtttaacttatgcacaggttacaggtagttcgaacattataccgcctagtgttggtagttcgaaaatgaccgttaatatgggtaagcaaaacacgctagaaaataattgtacacctattactccagctaatattgctgccgaaaatattttttctaatgtcaactgcctggggtctattacggcaggtaaactttcttttttgcaacaggcaatgttcgatcttatgaacgccatgttgcaggcaaaatcaatgtttgaagccattcaaataggcacaaattttactattaaaattgtttctaatataaaatttagcaatgattttaaataaaacaattaaaatattaaattggaatgctcgctcattgaaggccaatgagaatgagctttttaattttttaacagtaaataatgtgcatattgcaattatcactgaaacatttttgaaacctaacataaaattaaaatatgatcccaattacgtggttcatagatatgataggattcagggttccggcggtggagttgcaattgttattcatcgccgaatcaaacatcgtgctcttccccatcttgagacgaaagttattgaaactttgggaattgaagttcaaactgaacttgggattttatttattgccgcagcatatttaccatttcaatgcacacgcgagctcaaaaattatttgaaaggtgatttacaaaaactcaccagaaatcgttcgaaatttttcataatcggcgattttaacgctaaacatcgttcatggaataattctcaaagtaattccaatggcaaaattttattcaatgattgttcttcaggatactattctattttgtctccgaatagtcctacatgcttttcttctgtaagaaacccttcaacaattgatttggtgctgacagatcaaagtcatgtatgtagtgatttgatcacacatgctgactttgattctgaccatcttccaataactttttctttatcacatgaatcagttttaaaccctatgagctttgtttttaattataacaaggctaattgggaaagatacaaaaattatattgagagaaatttcaataatgagcttgatttgcaaaacgaagtgaatattgattccgctttggaagcattaaaatgtgctattgttgatgccaggaattattctgttccaaaggctcaagtgaaatttgattcaccaataattgacgaaaatcttcaacttctaattcgtttgaaaaatgtccgcagacgtcaatatcaacgttctcgtgaccctgtttttaaaactatttataaagatttacagaaagagattaaacatagatttactcttctgagaaatcaaaattttgagactaaagttgaaaaattgaaaccatattcaaaaccattttggaagctgtcgaagattcttaagaaaccttcaaagcctattccagttttaaaagatggtgaacgttttcttgtatccaatgaacaaaaggctcaaagacttgctcagcagtttgagagtgttcataactcaaatttgaattttgtgagtccaattgaaaatgaagtcacacgtcaatttgattcaatttcttcccagaatgttttacctgcagaaataattgaaactaacttgaatgagattaaatcaattattaaaaatttcaaaaatatgaaagcacctggtgacgatggaatctttaatatactaatcaaacatctccctgagagcacaatggattttttagtgaaaattttcaattgctgcttcaaaat
It includes:
- the LOC129722774 gene encoding NAD(P) transhydrogenase, mitochondrial-like, encoding MTRGVLRLCAFGGESILQLPKAKAHPLRLFSYSVRVTQKDSKTASAAVGIPYKNLIVGVPKERWINERRVAVTPAVTASLVKKGFNVNVEAGAGLEAKFRDSEYVSAGAKIVEKEKAFQSDIILKVRQPMDTEITAMKANSTLISFLYPSQNKDLIDKLAQQKLTAFAMDAIPRISRAQVFDALSSMANISGYRAVIEAANHFPRFFTGQITAAGKVPPAKILVIGGGVAGLAAIGQARGMGAIVRAFDTRPAVKEQVESMGAEFLTINIHEDGSTAGGYSKEMSKEFIEAEMALFAKQCKEVDVVITTALIPGKKAPVLITEEMVKSMKPGSVIVDLAAEAGGNVATIVPGEVKVIHDVVHIGLTDFPSRLPTQSSTLYANNISKFLLSMSEKDSFVIKLEDEVVRGSMVLQNGNLMWPPPVIAVSAKPPPAVAAPVVKTEPPPSNVFNDTLKTSLMYTSGLGSLLGLGAIAPNPAFTTMMTTFAMSGIVGYHTVWGVTPALHSPLMSVTNAISGITAVGGLLLMGGGVTPTNTIETLAASAALISFINIFGGFLVTQRMLDMFKRPTDPPEHNYLFGIPAAVFLGGYGLAMLQEMPEIHQMTYLASSLCCIGALVGLSSQKTSRLGNALGMIGVTGGIAATLGHMAPSTDVLMQMGGVTGIGALIGSIIAKRIQITDLPQLVAAFHSLVGAAAVLTCVATYMHDFPTLATDPAANVLKTALFLGTYIGGVTFSGSLVAYGKLQGFLNSAPLLLPGRHYLNAGLLAGNIGAMGLFFMEPTLTGGLGLLGTTAALSTAMGVTLTAAIGGADMPVVITVLNSYSGWALCAEGFMLNNNLMTIVGALIGSSGAILSYIMCKAMNRSLPNVILGGYGTSSTGGGKPAEIVGTHTEVNVDGVVDMIRNSKNIIITPGYGLCVAKAQYPIAEMVSILKSQGKKVRFGIHPVAGRMPGQLNVLLAEAGVPYDDVLEMEEINEDFSDTDLALVIGANDTVNSAAEDDPNSIIAGMPVLRVWKADQVVVMKRSLGVGYAAVDNPIFYKPNTSMLLGDAKKTCDALLSKIKEAAQ